GACGTCGGCGAGAAACGATTCGAGAATCGAGTCGACGGAGACCGTCGCCAGCGCTACGTCGAGCATAGTAGCCGGTCGGACAGCACCCACAAAGGTGTACTGCCATCGTGACAGATGGGTAATAAAAGCGGATTTCAGTGAACGCTTTTGATGGTGGGCAATCATGAACAGGTATGAGCGGGATCAGCGACCAGACTGGCGACGCCGCCGTCGAGCCGGCCGAGGCCTTCTCGGTCATCGCCAACGAGACCCGGCTGGACATCCTCGAAGCCCTCTGGGAGTTCGAGGAGAAGCCGGTTCGCTTCTCGGAGCTGTTCGAGCAGATCGAGATGGACGACAGCGCCCAGTTCAACTACCACCTCCAGCAACTCACCGACCAGTTCGTCGTCAAGACCGAGGAGGGATACGACCTGAGCCACACCGGCGGACAGGTGATTCGAGCCCTGCGAGCCGGGACGTACACTCGATCACCCGAGCTCGGTCCATTCACCGTCGACGGGGCCTGTACTCGATGCGGCGGTCCTCTGGCCGCCGAATACGCCGACGAACAGCTCTCGATCGCCTGCCAGGATTGCGGGAAGGCCCACGGCAAGTACGGCTTCCCGCCGGGTGGGATCGAGGACCGAACCGAAGACGAGATCGCCCGGGCCTTCGACGAGCGCGTCCGCCATCTCTACTGTCTGGCCGTCGACGGCGTCTGTCCCGAATGCTCGGGGCGAATCCACACCGAGATCACCCGCGAGGGCGCGTGCTGTCTCGACGTCGAAGTCCGGGCTGAGCACGTCTGCGAACGCTGTCGCCACGACCTCTGTTCGTCCGTGGGACTTGCACTCCTCGATAAAGCCCCGGTGACGGCTTTCTACGACGATCACGGGATCGACCTCACCGATCGGCCCTACTGGACGCTGCCGTGGTGTGTCGACGACCAGTACGTCGAGGTCGAGTCGAGCGACCCCTGGCGGATTCAGATCTCGATTCCCCTCGCCGAAGAGCAACTCACGGTCACGCTCGACGGCGACCTCCGGATCGTCGACACTCACCGTGTCGAGTGTGCTGGCTCGACCGGTTGCTGATTCTGTCGACTCTCCCTGTCGCTCGCGTCCGTGCTCGCTCAAACGCGTTTCAGCACTCGACTGCGATCCCCCGGCTTGCTTTAATATCATTCAGATTATACTTAATGTGGTAGGAACCGTCTATCCAGGTAGGTGAGATAGTATGCGAGAATCCGACTCCGCGATAGACGTCCCGGCCCCCGATCCCCAGGCGAGTGTCGACAGCGTGGCCGCCGTTTCGGCGGTGGTGGTGCTGGCTCTGATCGCCCCGTTCGCGGTCGCGACCTACCCCGTGTTGCTCGGCGCGGTCGCGCCGCTGCTGGGCGTCGCGCTCGTCCGGTAAAGTGAGAGACGTCTACTGATGTCTCGATGGGCGAGACGCTTTTGCCCGTTCTCCCCCTTGTTCATGTCGTGCGAGAGTACGGCTTCGAGCTGGCATTGTGCGACGTGCTGGAGACGCCGGACCGTGTCGTGAGTCGCCAGCTCGGAGCGCACGTCCACGGCCGGCGAATCGCCGACACGGTCGTCCTCGAACCCGGTCCGGACTTCGAATCTCGGGCAGCGATCACGAGCGAGACGATTCCCGACCGCGCCATCGCGGCCGACGTCGGCGTCGGCCGGGCGCGGGACGTCCGTGCGGTGTTCGACGGCATGCGCCCGGAACGGGCCCAGTCGCTGGTCGACCACTGCGTCGAGATCGGTTTCTTCGAGCGCGAGCGTCGCGGCGGCCGGAGCTACGTCCGCCAGACGGCGCGCTACCCCGAGGTGTGGTTCGATCGACTCCTTGGGATCGAGAACAAGCCCGACCTGGATCGGCCGGGTGATCTGTACTCGCAACTGCGTCGGGACGTCGCGCTGGGGCTGTTCGACGCGGTCGTGCTGGCGACGACCACCTACGTCACTGGCGCGCACCTGAACCGAATTCCAGACGCAGTCGGCGTCTGGCGCTTCGATCCCGACGCGGGCGAGCGGGAAGTCGTCCGCGAACCGACGTCGCTCGACGCTGGCGCGGGGAGTGCCGAGATCGTCGCCGAACACCCGGGCCGGACGGAGATCGAACTGGTGAGTGTGGCCGAAAAACGACAGGCGCGGCGGCGACTCGCCGAGCGCACCTACGGGAAGGGGTGGCGACCTGCGGAACTTCCCGGATGTGCCAACTGCGCGCCCGATGCGGATGGTCGGTCTGCGACGCTGCCGTACTGTGACTGGCACGAACACGTCGTCGAGCCAGTCGCCGAGTGTGGGCCTGACTGTGGGGGCTACGAGGCAGCCGAGTCTCCCGAGGTCGATCCAGCCGCCGAGCGGGACGCGTCGAGCGCGTGGGTTCGCGAACCGGGCGGCTTCAAACGCCGACAAGCGGGCCTCGATCGATTCGGTTAGGCCGCCGCGCGGGCCGAGAAGACGAACAGGCCGATCACTGCCGCGACACCGACGTTGAGTACCCACGCGATTGCTGCCCCGCGGGCGAGATCGAACGCCGTCATCACACCGATGGCGATGACGACCGCGCCGACGGCTGCGAGAATATCTCTGTTTTCGACATCGCTCTCGTCCATGCCCTGCGGTTTTTTCTGGGGTTACCTGTACCTACTGGTATCGACCTTCCGCACCCACTCACAACTCGAAGCGCTCGCCATCGACGGCCATATCCTCGGCGAAGGCCTGCTCGGCCGGAATGTAGTGTGAGAGGTGGACCAGCCGCGTCTCAGTGGCGTCGAGGCGCTCGCCCAGTTGTCGCGCCCCCTCGATCGTCATGTGCTTGTCGCCGAACGTCCGCGGAACACCGTCGTCGTCCTCGTGGCGGCCGCCAAGCGGGTGGTACTCGCAGTTCTCGGCGGGCACGATTCCATCTGCGAGCAACAGATCGGCGTCGGAGAGCACCTCCTGGGAGCGCCCGGGGATCGCGAAGCTCGTGTCGCCACTGAGCGCGAGTCGCCCGCCAGTCTCGGGATCTTCGACGAGCAGGCCGTAGCACACGAGCGGCGGGTGATCGACCGGAACGAGTGTGACTTCGAGGCCGCAGGTCTCGAACGTCTCGAAGGGTGACTGTGGACGGACCTCGACCGCGTCGAGGTAGTCGTACCGGCGGCGGACAGTCTGGGCGACGCTCTCGCCCGTCTCGGGATCGGTCTCGTCGGCGGCGTACAGTGGCATGTCGCGGGTGAGCCGATAGACGTTCCCGAGGCCGTCGAGATGGTCGAAGTGAACGTGGCTGATCAGCGCCGCGTCAGGCGGGTCGAAATCTTCGCGAAGGAACTGATAGCGAAAGTCCGGGCTGGCGTCGAGTAACAGTGTCTCGCCCGTGGTGGAGCGGACGTGAACCGAGAAGCGGCTGCGTTCGACGCCCAGTTCCCGGGCGCGCTCACAGGTGTCACAGTCACAGCCCACCGTTGGTGTGCCAGTGGTGTCCCCCGTTCCGAGCAGCGTTACCTCCATCGACTACACAGAAGTGGCGACAGGTCTTCAATGGTCGGAGATTACGACAGCAGCGGATTTCGTCTCTGTCCCCGCTGGTTTGCAGAATCGTCCGTGACTCGCTGGCTAGGAAACAGAGACTCTATCGCGAACAGCAACTCAGGAAAGCCCTCGACTCGCTCGGGGTCGCGTCGCTCCTTCGCTCGTTGTACTCGCGAAGACCTCGCACAATGTCGGCTCGACACGAGGTCGAGCCAGCGCGCGCCACCGCAGAGACCAGTATTCGATCAGTGTTCGTGCTCGTGGTCGTGTCCGTCGCCACCGGGCGTCCCGCCGGCCACGAGCGCGTCGTGATCGCCCTCGATCATATCGAGGTTCTTCAGATTGTCCCGTTCCTCGAAGTTGGCGATGGCGTCTTCGAGGTCCTGCTGCGTGAGAGTGGTGCGCTCCTCGGTGAGCGCGTCCAGCACGGCCTCCCGGAGGACGAGCCGGAGGTCGCTGCCGGTGAGTCCTTCGGTCATCTCCGCGAGCTTCTCGGGCTCGAAGTCGACGATCTCCATCTCGCGAGTGACCAGCCGGAGGATGTCCGCACGCATCCCGCTATCCGGCTTGGGGAAGTTGACGATCTCGTCGAAGCGCCGCCACGCCGCGGCGTCGAGCTGGTCGGGGTGGTTGGTCGCGCCGATCAGCAGCACCTCGTCTTCGATGAGGCTCACTTCGTCGATCGACTTCAGGAGCGTGTTCACGGCGCGCTTGATCGCGGCGTGCTCGTCGCTCGCGCGGGTCTTGGCGACGAAGTCGAACTCGTCCATGAACAGGATACAGGGCGAGAGTCGCTTTGCCACCTCGAAGACCTTCTCGACGTTTTTGGCCGTCTCACCCAGGTACTGGGAGGTGATCATCGAGAGCTTGACTTCGACGAACGGCAGGTCGAGATCGTGCGCGAGTGCGCGAGCGATAGAGGTCTTCCCGGTGCCCGGCGGCCCCACAAAGAGGAGCTTTCCGATCTCACGGAGGCCGATCTGGGCGAGGTAGTCCCGGTGCTCGATGGCCTTGACGAGCTTGTTGATCTCGTCTTCCTGGTCGTGAGTGAGGACGAGGTCAGCGAGAGTTATCTCGACTTCCTCGGGGGCCCGGACGTCGACGAGGTCGAGCATCTCCTCTTCTTCCTCGTCGGCGAAGTACTCCTCGAGCATCGAATCGATCCAGACACGATCGGCCCGGATCGGCCGGTTGTCCTCGCGGGCCTGTTCGTAGCTCAGGTCGTCGAATTCGTCCTCGTATGCAGCTGCGAGGACGGGGTTGTTCGCAAGGTCCTTGGCGTCGACGCGATCGAGGAACCACTCTTCGGCCATGTCGTCGTCGGTGAAGCTGAGCGCGCCGTCGAACTCGTCGTGGTCGGTGAACATCAGCCCGGAGATGGCGTCCCAGGGCCGCTCGACACCGGTGGCTTCCCGTGCAGTCTCGACGGTCGGTGTCAGCGGGCGCTCGATCGTCCCGTCGACCCAGAAGACCGCGCGATAGGCCGGCGGAAGGTCGTCCGGGTCGAGATCTCGATTGTCCGTGTAGGCCGACGCAGTTAACATAAACTCGATGACGTCGCGTGCCGCGTTGCTCATTCCCCAAATCCTTGTTCCGCGCCGATAATAAGTGGCCCGAAGTGTACCCGCCACGACCACGCATCGTGGAATCATCGCTGAACAACCCACTACCAGTTGGACAACCGTTAACAGGATCGCAACCGAGTGATCGATCATGACAGACCAGACACCGGTCGTCGTGCAGGCGGTTCGAACCCCGCAGGGCAAAGAGGACGGCGTCTACGCCGACACCCGAAGCGAGGACTTCTCGGTGCCGTTGATCAACGAGATGCTCGCCGAGACTGGCCTCGACAGCGAGGCCGTCGACGACCTGCTGTGGGGCTGTGCACAGCAACGCGACGAGCAGGGGAACAACGTGGCGCGGGTCATCGCGCTCATGTCCGACCTCGGTGAAGCGGTCCCGGCGACGACAATCAATCGCTGGTGTGCCTCCTCGGCCGAAGCCATCATGCGCGGCGCGGACGCGATCGCCGCCGGGCAACGGGACTGCGTCATCGCGGGCGGGATGGAGTCGATGAGTCGTGTGAAAATGGACGCAAACACCCACAACGTCCACCCGCGGCTGGCCCAGATGTACAACATCGGGGAACTCTCGATGGGGATGACAGCAGAGAAGGTCGCCGAAGAGCACGGTGTTTCCCGGGAGGCCCAGGACGAGTACGCGCTGCGGAGCCACGAGCGCGCGGCCGAGGCAACCGAGTCGGGCCGCTTCGAGGACGAGATCGTCCCGATCGACACGGGCGAACAGACAGTCGAGCGGGACGAGGGCATCCGCTACGACACCAGCCTGGAGAAGATGGCCTCCCTCCCCACGGTGTTCAAGTCGGATGGGTCGGTCACGCCCGGCAACGCCTCGCAGGTCAGCGACGGCGCGGCGGGGACGATGCTCACCTCGAAGTCGTTCGCGGAGGACAACGATCTGGACATCCTCGCGGAAGTCGGCAACCACATGGTCGCGGGCGTCGATCCCACGGTGATGGGTATCGGCCCGGTACCCGCAGTCCGCAAGCTCTGTGAGCGTACCGGCCGGGATACCGACGACTACGACCTCGTAGAGTTGAACGAAGCGTTCTCCTCCCAGTGTCTCTATTGCAAGGACGAACTGGGCTTCGACGACGAAATCTACAACGTCAACGGCGGCGCGATCGCAATCGGCCACCCGCTCGGGGCCTCAGGTGCGCGCTTGCCCGTGACGCTGATCCACGAGATGAACAAGCGCGACGCCGAGTTGGGCCTGGCGACGGAGTGCGTCGGGTTCGGTCAGGGTGCGGCGATCGAGTTCAAGTTGCCGCAGTAGCTTAGTTGTCTAACTCCTCGTATCGCCGCTCGACGTCGATCATCGGCCGCGGGTAGTCGAGACCGAGTTCGACGCCGTACTCGGCCTGTTGGCCCCCGTCCAGCCGCCAGGGGCGGTGGGCGTACTCTGGCGGTAGTTCGGCCAGTTCCGGCAGCCACGTCGTGACGTAGGTCGCCTCGCTGTCGTAATACTCGGCCTGTGAGAGCACGTCGAAGTGGTTGTCACGCGAGTCGTTGCCGACGCCGGCCTGGTAGGCCCAGTTACCCCAGTTCGAGGCGACGTCGTAGTCGACTAGCTGCTCCTCGAAGTAGGCCGCACCCCACTGCCAGTCGATTTCGAGCGCGTCGGCCAGAAACGAGGCGACGTTCTGGCGACCCCGGTTGGACATGTAGCCCGTCCGATTCAACTCGCGCATGTTGGCATCGACGAACGGGACGCCAGTCCGGCCGTTTGTCCACCGCTCGAACGCGTCTCGATCCCGTCGCCAATGTTTCTCGACGTCCCGAATGCCGGCCGGGCCGAAGAAGTCGGCTCCGTGCTTGCGAAACTGAAACTGGAAGAAATCACGCCACAACAACTCGAAGACCAGCCAGTAGGTGTCCTCGTTGGCGACACGCTCGCTCTCGTAGCGCTCGACTTCGCGATAGATCGTCCGCGGGGAGAGACAGCCAGCAGCCAGCCACGGCGAGAGCTTCGCGGAGTAATTCGCACCGAGCAACCCGTTTCGGGTCTGCTTGTACTCTCTGAGGTGGTCGCCCTCCCAGATGTACTTCTCCAGTCGCCGGCTGGCGGCGGTTTCGCCGCCCTCGAAATTCAGTACTGCGCGATCGTCACGCTCCGGTTCGTCGAACCCCAACTCGTCCTGCGTGGGTATCTCGCCGGGGTCGAGATCCGGCGTCCGAATCGAGTCA
The Halapricum salinum genome window above contains:
- a CDS encoding DUF7351 domain-containing protein, encoding MSGISDQTGDAAVEPAEAFSVIANETRLDILEALWEFEEKPVRFSELFEQIEMDDSAQFNYHLQQLTDQFVVKTEEGYDLSHTGGQVIRALRAGTYTRSPELGPFTVDGACTRCGGPLAAEYADEQLSIACQDCGKAHGKYGFPPGGIEDRTEDEIARAFDERVRHLYCLAVDGVCPECSGRIHTEITREGACCLDVEVRAEHVCERCRHDLCSSVGLALLDKAPVTAFYDDHGIDLTDRPYWTLPWCVDDQYVEVESSDPWRIQISIPLAEEQLTVTLDGDLRIVDTHRVECAGSTGC
- a CDS encoding DUF5787 family protein; the protein is MREYGFELALCDVLETPDRVVSRQLGAHVHGRRIADTVVLEPGPDFESRAAITSETIPDRAIAADVGVGRARDVRAVFDGMRPERAQSLVDHCVEIGFFERERRGGRSYVRQTARYPEVWFDRLLGIENKPDLDRPGDLYSQLRRDVALGLFDAVVLATTTYVTGAHLNRIPDAVGVWRFDPDAGEREVVREPTSLDAGAGSAEIVAEHPGRTEIELVSVAEKRQARRRLAERTYGKGWRPAELPGCANCAPDADGRSATLPYCDWHEHVVEPVAECGPDCGGYEAAESPEVDPAAERDASSAWVREPGGFKRRQAGLDRFG
- a CDS encoding MBL fold metallo-hydrolase, which encodes MEVTLLGTGDTTGTPTVGCDCDTCERARELGVERSRFSVHVRSTTGETLLLDASPDFRYQFLREDFDPPDAALISHVHFDHLDGLGNVYRLTRDMPLYAADETDPETGESVAQTVRRRYDYLDAVEVRPQSPFETFETCGLEVTLVPVDHPPLVCYGLLVEDPETGGRLALSGDTSFAIPGRSQEVLSDADLLLADGIVPAENCEYHPLGGRHEDDDGVPRTFGDKHMTIEGARQLGERLDATETRLVHLSHYIPAEQAFAEDMAVDGERFEL
- a CDS encoding ATP-binding protein, which codes for MSNAARDVIEFMLTASAYTDNRDLDPDDLPPAYRAVFWVDGTIERPLTPTVETAREATGVERPWDAISGLMFTDHDEFDGALSFTDDDMAEEWFLDRVDAKDLANNPVLAAAYEDEFDDLSYEQAREDNRPIRADRVWIDSMLEEYFADEEEEEMLDLVDVRAPEEVEITLADLVLTHDQEDEINKLVKAIEHRDYLAQIGLREIGKLLFVGPPGTGKTSIARALAHDLDLPFVEVKLSMITSQYLGETAKNVEKVFEVAKRLSPCILFMDEFDFVAKTRASDEHAAIKRAVNTLLKSIDEVSLIEDEVLLIGATNHPDQLDAAAWRRFDEIVNFPKPDSGMRADILRLVTREMEIVDFEPEKLAEMTEGLTGSDLRLVLREAVLDALTEERTTLTQQDLEDAIANFEERDNLKNLDMIEGDHDALVAGGTPGGDGHDHEHEH
- a CDS encoding thiolase family protein: MTDQTPVVVQAVRTPQGKEDGVYADTRSEDFSVPLINEMLAETGLDSEAVDDLLWGCAQQRDEQGNNVARVIALMSDLGEAVPATTINRWCASSAEAIMRGADAIAAGQRDCVIAGGMESMSRVKMDANTHNVHPRLAQMYNIGELSMGMTAEKVAEEHGVSREAQDEYALRSHERAAEATESGRFEDEIVPIDTGEQTVERDEGIRYDTSLEKMASLPTVFKSDGSVTPGNASQVSDGAAGTMLTSKSFAEDNDLDILAEVGNHMVAGVDPTVMGIGPVPAVRKLCERTGRDTDDYDLVELNEAFSSQCLYCKDELGFDDEIYNVNGGAIAIGHPLGASGARLPVTLIHEMNKRDAELGLATECVGFGQGAAIEFKLPQ
- a CDS encoding DASH family cryptochrome yields the protein MDTAVVWFRDDLRVTDNPTLADAVAGFDAIVPVYVFDPRRRGETRYGTQKIGSRRAQFRLESVRDLRSSLRERDGDLFVREGQPERVLSELATTTDADAVFAQTTPATEEREVERAVRAALPEETGFETRWTHTLYHPDDLPTPPEQIEDTFTPWRKDVEDAVTVRDLVEASDSIRTPDLDPGEIPTQDELGFDEPERDDRAVLNFEGGETAASRRLEKYIWEGDHLREYKQTRNGLLGANYSAKLSPWLAAGCLSPRTIYREVERYESERVANEDTYWLVFELLWRDFFQFQFRKHGADFFGPAGIRDVEKHWRRDRDAFERWTNGRTGVPFVDANMRELNRTGYMSNRGRQNVASFLADALEIDWQWGAAYFEEQLVDYDVASNWGNWAYQAGVGNDSRDNHFDVLSQAEYYDSEATYVTTWLPELAELPPEYAHRPWRLDGGQQAEYGVELGLDYPRPMIDVERRYEELDN